The Rhizobium sp. BG4 genome has a window encoding:
- a CDS encoding J domain-containing protein produces MLYVGMFIIFALLVLLTAGFYFYPVLCLGLMVSSALMGAKPPPLPDPDKLVSVEGDREIEGQLRKLGAVREEFRRLHMRASALGIDSTSSSAGMRYDRRKRDGKLINAELDDVELRMKDVMHQIKATRTQLLGAIPNWRGPFERWVGRRAWSLAARLSLLVALLSIAGMMIASRDYPGEIAWLASIGNFASGQLLWRPLRPDMLAVMMTGVLAGYASLFVSQPFFRSRLKRSGDVGTMLRLAALEERLNPDQIYEYDPDGAFEEPEEERSRSEPWWTVLGVAADAAVEEIKTAYRNAIRGYHSDKVAHLGDKLKVVAEFESRRLNKAYETAKVERGFV; encoded by the coding sequence ATGTTGTACGTCGGCATGTTCATAATTTTCGCCCTGCTGGTGCTCTTGACGGCCGGCTTCTACTTCTATCCGGTTCTCTGCCTCGGCCTGATGGTCTCGTCGGCCCTCATGGGCGCGAAGCCGCCGCCGCTCCCTGACCCTGACAAACTGGTGAGTGTCGAGGGAGACCGGGAAATTGAAGGCCAGCTCCGCAAACTCGGGGCAGTCCGTGAGGAATTTCGGCGCCTTCATATGAGGGCGAGTGCGCTCGGCATTGACTCGACCTCGTCGAGCGCCGGCATGCGCTATGACCGCCGCAAGCGAGACGGAAAGTTGATTAATGCGGAACTCGACGACGTCGAGCTGCGTATGAAGGATGTGATGCACCAGATCAAGGCGACCAGGACACAGCTCCTCGGGGCGATCCCGAACTGGCGAGGTCCATTCGAGAGATGGGTTGGACGCAGGGCGTGGTCACTTGCAGCAAGGCTCTCCCTCTTGGTCGCACTCTTGTCGATCGCTGGAATGATGATCGCTTCGCGCGACTATCCCGGAGAGATTGCCTGGCTCGCGAGCATCGGCAATTTCGCCTCCGGCCAGCTTTTGTGGCGTCCGCTGCGACCGGATATGCTCGCTGTCATGATGACCGGGGTGCTCGCCGGGTACGCCTCCCTCTTTGTTTCGCAGCCGTTTTTCCGGAGCCGCCTGAAGCGGTCGGGCGACGTCGGGACTATGCTGAGGCTTGCAGCGCTCGAGGAACGGCTGAATCCAGACCAGATCTACGAATACGACCCGGACGGTGCATTCGAAGAGCCTGAGGAAGAAAGATCGCGGAGCGAGCCATGGTGGACGGTGCTGGGCGTTGCAGCCGACGCGGCCGTCGAGGAGATCAAGACCGCCTACCGCAACGCGATCCGAGGATATCACTCCGACAAGGTTGCGCATCTGGGCGACAAGCTCAAGGTTGTCGCCGAGTTTGAGAGCCGGCGCCTTAACAAGGCTTACGAGACCGCGAAGGTGGAGCGCGGGTTTGTCTAG